The following coding sequences are from one Lusitaniella coriacea LEGE 07157 window:
- a CDS encoding TIGR03032 family protein: MNEEPLRSVHTLNFPQILQQLNISLVISTYQAGKVILLRADGDTINTHFRTFNKPMGMAVNRTRMAIGTAYEVIELYNLPAVAQKLDPPGKHDACYIPRNLHVTGDIDIHEMAWVKEELWVVNTRFSCLCTLNPAYSFVPRWRPPFISALGMGDRCHLNGLGVTRDRARYATALGESDTPQGWRDNKGNGGVLIDIEQNEVILRGLSMPHSPRWYDEKLWVLESGKGSLATVVPHRGQVETVAQFPGFTRGLAFYDSLAFIGLSQVRETAVFSGIPLTEHLNERICGVWVFNIQTGETIAFLRFEDAVQEIFAVGVIPNTKFPEILQDDEERLAHSYALPDEALKDLSSGL, encoded by the coding sequence ATGAACGAAGAACCGCTTCGTAGCGTTCACACGCTCAATTTCCCCCAAATTCTCCAACAACTTAATATTTCCCTCGTTATTTCAACCTATCAAGCGGGAAAAGTCATTCTACTTCGTGCAGACGGCGACACAATAAACACCCACTTCCGCACCTTCAACAAACCGATGGGAATGGCGGTCAACCGCACTCGAATGGCGATTGGAACGGCATATGAAGTCATCGAACTCTACAATCTCCCCGCAGTTGCCCAAAAACTCGACCCTCCCGGCAAACACGATGCTTGTTATATTCCTCGCAATCTCCACGTCACGGGGGATATTGACATTCACGAAATGGCATGGGTGAAAGAGGAGTTGTGGGTGGTGAATACGCGATTTTCCTGTTTGTGTACCCTCAATCCTGCCTATAGTTTCGTTCCTCGCTGGCGACCGCCTTTTATCTCTGCGTTGGGAATGGGAGATCGCTGCCATCTTAACGGTTTAGGGGTCACGCGCGATCGCGCCCGGTATGCAACGGCGTTGGGAGAAAGCGATACGCCTCAAGGATGGCGAGACAATAAGGGAAACGGCGGCGTTCTCATCGATATCGAACAAAATGAAGTCATTCTTCGGGGTCTTTCGATGCCTCATTCGCCTCGATGGTATGACGAAAAGTTGTGGGTATTGGAATCGGGAAAGGGGAGTTTGGCAACCGTCGTTCCCCATCGGGGTCAAGTTGAAACCGTCGCTCAATTTCCCGGTTTTACGCGGGGTTTAGCGTTTTATGATTCTTTAGCCTTTATCGGTCTATCCCAAGTGCGAGAAACGGCGGTTTTTAGCGGAATTCCCCTCACAGAACATCTCAATGAGCGAATTTGTGGCGTTTGGGTTTTTAATATCCAAACCGGAGAAACGATCGCGTTCCTACGCTTTGAAGATGCCGTTCAGGAGATTTTTGCAGTTGGGGTTATCCCCAATACGAAATTCCCCGAAATTCTTCAAGATGATGAGGAACGATTAGCCCATTCCTATGCGCTTCCTGATGAGGCGCTGAAGGATTTGAGTTCGGGGTTATGA
- the ribBA gene encoding bifunctional 3,4-dihydroxy-2-butanone-4-phosphate synthase/GTP cyclohydrolase II, whose amino-acid sequence MQSLPSESFQFDSIDDALGDFKAGRAIVVVDDENRENEGDLICAAQFATPDIINFMAVEARGLICLAMTGERLDRLDLPLMVTNNTDPNQTAFTVSIDASPHLGVTTGISAEDRARTIQVAINPATRSEDLRRPGHIFPLRAKKGGVLKRAGHTEAAVDLSRLSGLYPSGVICEIQNPNGSMARLPELVEYAKKYNLKLISIADLISYRLKHDRFIYRESVCEFPSQFGHFQVYAYHNALDGSEHIAIVKGDPAEFSQKPVMVRMHSECLTGDALGSLRCDCRMQLQTALKTIESAGLGVVVYLRQEGRGIGLVNKLKAYSLQDMGLDTVEANERLGFPADLRDYGMGAQILNDLGIEQICLITNNPRKIAGLKGYGLEIVDRVPLLIEATDYNSVYLATKAQKLGHLLLQTYLATVAIDWTDAVQSVTERYELLEKLRYLVQSSNLLLQEEARPVAIALFGQPSLTIHLGFDRPHLADSDWYKNPHHPYVDAIAEILDRLATWDRIRRLEFLIATGDDPMMGLQVKLDRQVVPSQEKLSAVCARLETQTIYSLTR is encoded by the coding sequence GTGCAATCGCTTCCCTCCGAATCCTTTCAATTTGACTCCATTGACGATGCTTTAGGCGATTTTAAAGCCGGACGCGCGATCGTGGTCGTGGATGACGAAAACCGAGAAAATGAAGGGGACTTAATCTGTGCGGCGCAATTTGCCACTCCAGATATCATCAACTTTATGGCGGTGGAAGCCAGGGGATTGATTTGTTTGGCAATGACGGGGGAACGCCTCGATCGCCTCGATTTGCCCCTCATGGTCACCAATAACACCGATCCCAACCAAACAGCATTCACCGTCAGTATCGATGCAAGTCCCCACCTGGGGGTCACAACGGGAATTTCCGCCGAAGATCGCGCTCGTACCATTCAAGTTGCGATTAATCCTGCCACGAGATCGGAAGATTTGCGCCGTCCCGGTCATATTTTCCCCCTACGTGCGAAGAAGGGGGGCGTTCTCAAACGGGCAGGTCACACAGAAGCGGCTGTTGATTTATCCAGACTGTCGGGATTATACCCATCGGGGGTGATCTGCGAAATTCAAAACCCCAACGGTTCGATGGCGCGTTTGCCGGAGTTGGTGGAATACGCGAAAAAATACAATTTAAAACTGATTAGTATTGCAGATTTAATTAGCTATCGCCTCAAACACGACCGCTTTATTTACCGAGAGTCGGTGTGCGAATTTCCGTCTCAATTCGGTCATTTCCAAGTTTACGCCTATCACAATGCCCTCGACGGTTCGGAACATATTGCCATTGTCAAAGGCGACCCGGCGGAGTTTTCCCAGAAACCGGTGATGGTGCGAATGCACTCTGAATGTTTGACGGGAGATGCGCTGGGGTCTTTGCGTTGCGACTGTCGGATGCAGTTGCAAACGGCGCTTAAAACGATCGAATCGGCGGGTTTAGGGGTTGTGGTCTATTTACGTCAAGAAGGGCGAGGAATTGGCTTGGTGAATAAGCTGAAGGCTTATTCGTTGCAAGATATGGGATTGGATACGGTTGAGGCGAACGAACGCTTGGGATTTCCTGCCGATTTACGCGATTATGGCATGGGCGCACAAATTTTGAACGATTTGGGGATCGAGCAAATTTGTTTGATTACGAATAATCCACGCAAAATTGCCGGGTTGAAGGGGTATGGATTGGAAATTGTCGATCGCGTGCCACTTTTAATTGAAGCCACGGATTACAATTCAGTTTATCTGGCAACAAAAGCTCAAAAACTCGGTCACTTGCTCTTGCAAACCTATCTCGCAACGGTCGCGATTGATTGGACGGATGCGGTACAAAGCGTTACCGAACGCTACGAATTATTGGAGAAGTTGCGCTATTTGGTACAGTCATCTAATTTATTACTCCAAGAAGAAGCTCGACCTGTCGCGATCGCGCTTTTTGGTCAACCCTCCCTTACGATTCATTTGGGTTTCGATCGACCCCATTTAGCAGACTCTGATTGGTACAAAAATCCCCATCATCCCTATGTGGACGCGATCGCGGAAATTCTCGATCGTCTCGCAACCTGGGATCGGATCCGGCGTTTGGAATTTTTGATTGCAACGGGGGACGACCCGATGATGGGACTCCAAGTGAAACTCGATCGTCAAGTCGTCCCGTCCCAGGAAAAACTGTCTGCGGTTTGCGCGCGCCTCGAAACCCAAACGATTTATAGTTTGACCCGTTAA
- the grxC gene encoding glutaredoxin 3: MPNVEIYTWSWCPFCLRAKALLDRKGVDYTEYSIDGDEEARAEMTKRAGRSSLPQIFIDGQPIGGCDDLHDLEAGGQLDELLVNSAA; this comes from the coding sequence ATGCCCAACGTTGAAATTTACACCTGGAGTTGGTGTCCTTTTTGTCTCCGCGCCAAAGCCTTATTAGATCGCAAAGGGGTTGACTATACCGAATACTCCATTGATGGGGACGAAGAGGCGCGCGCTGAGATGACAAAACGTGCAGGAAGAAGTTCTCTACCGCAAATTTTCATCGACGGGCAACCGATTGGCGGATGCGACGATCTCCACGACCTCGAAGCAGGCGGTCAGTTGGACGAACTGTTGGTTAATAGCGCTGCTTAA
- a CDS encoding PAS domain-containing protein, protein MHPALKELLLARETEYCLLDRDFRILEASTQMQQFLDCPVGESSGEDIRSWFPELFGIEEDIEEVLQGERKRFEYKAINRHNSAGELIYLDLQIVRSPAQPEHPPQLILLLEDVTDRMALEQTLVQGSNDLSLLLESLEASEDSLKKIITAINDALLVCTALGKIKTANRAARELLGYGENELIGRSLSDIIVNEAFSVSDLHQSLKDEFEASKEIEVTGLTKSGEQIAIAFSCSAIDSSIPSVPEFLYIGREISPPTD, encoded by the coding sequence ATGCACCCAGCTCTCAAGGAACTGCTTCTAGCAAGAGAAACAGAATATTGTCTTCTCGATCGAGATTTCCGCATTCTAGAAGCCTCTACTCAAATGCAGCAATTTTTGGATTGTCCCGTTGGAGAAAGTTCTGGAGAGGATATTCGCTCATGGTTTCCGGAATTGTTTGGCATAGAAGAAGATATTGAGGAAGTATTACAAGGGGAGAGAAAGCGTTTTGAATACAAAGCGATTAACCGTCATAACTCCGCAGGCGAACTGATTTATTTGGATTTACAGATCGTGCGATCGCCCGCTCAACCCGAACACCCCCCTCAACTGATTTTACTCCTGGAAGATGTCACAGATCGCATGGCGTTGGAGCAAACCCTGGTACAGGGTTCTAACGATTTGAGTTTGTTGTTGGAGTCTCTTGAAGCCTCTGAAGATTCTCTGAAGAAAATTATTACTGCAATTAACGATGCGCTGTTGGTTTGTACGGCTTTGGGCAAGATTAAAACAGCAAACCGTGCGGCGAGGGAGTTATTGGGTTATGGAGAGAATGAGTTAATCGGGCGATCTCTGAGCGATATTATTGTGAACGAAGCGTTTTCCGTCTCGGATTTGCATCAGTCTTTGAAGGATGAGTTTGAAGCTTCAAAAGAGATTGAGGTCACGGGGTTGACGAAAAGTGGGGAGCAAATCGCGATCGCGTTTTCTTGTTCTGCTATTGACAGTTCCATCCCGTCTGTCCCAGAATTTCTCTACATTGGTCGCGAAATCTCACCTCCAACAGATTGA
- the recR gene encoding recombination mediator RecR, which translates to MTVYTPPLARLIEQLQKLPGVGPKTAQRLALHILQRSDDEVKALAEALIEAKQKVGLCQTCFNLSAEPICPICRNPNRDGSTICVVADSRDAIALEKTREYLGKYHILGGTISPMDGVGPDSLYIPQLVRRASQPEVTEVILAISPSVEGETTTLYVGQLLKPFVKVTQIAFGLPMGGDLEYADEVTLARALEGRRELV; encoded by the coding sequence ATGACTGTTTATACACCTCCTTTGGCTCGCTTGATCGAGCAGTTACAAAAACTTCCTGGAGTGGGTCCAAAAACCGCTCAACGATTGGCTTTACATATTCTCCAGCGTTCTGATGATGAGGTAAAAGCACTGGCTGAGGCGTTGATTGAAGCGAAACAGAAGGTTGGATTGTGCCAGACTTGTTTCAATCTTTCAGCAGAACCGATTTGTCCGATTTGTCGCAATCCAAATCGAGATGGCAGTACGATTTGCGTGGTGGCAGATTCTCGCGACGCGATCGCGCTGGAAAAAACAAGGGAATATCTCGGCAAGTATCATATCCTGGGGGGAACGATCTCGCCGATGGATGGGGTGGGCCCGGATAGCTTGTATATTCCCCAATTGGTACGGCGTGCGAGTCAGCCGGAGGTAACAGAGGTGATTCTGGCTATTAGTCCCAGCGTGGAAGGGGAAACGACGACGTTGTATGTGGGTCAGTTGTTAAAACCTTTTGTGAAAGTGACGCAAATTGCCTTTGGTTTGCCGATGGGAGGCGATTTGGAGTATGCAGACGAAGTGACCCTTGCACGGGCTTTGGAGGGACGCAGGGAGCTAGTTTAG
- a CDS encoding ABC1 kinase family protein — protein sequence MTIRVRLKRPRWQRRKYSPLARQRDIFFCTVQLMLSLGWDKLWGNDTPKQRNRRAQWLVNQLLELGPTFIKIGQALSTRPDLIPLEYVSALGQLQDKVPEFSSQDAIAVVETELANSVHTLYREFDRAPLASASLGQVHKAKLHTGEEVVVKVQRPGIEQLFNLDFEVLHRTVRWLNRFMPWARKYKLEEIYQEFFSLLFQEIDYVHEGKNADRFRNNFSDRAQIIVPTVYWRYTTKKILTLEYVPGIKINDRQTIEACGINPDKIIQLGICAYLKQLLEDGFFQSDPHPGNMAVRQDGCLIFYDFGTMTEVKAIAKDQMVKTFFAVLRKDAEEVVNTLTYMGLIEPQSDMTSVKRLVAFLLEQFRERPVDIKELDRIRDELYVMFEEQPFRLPAQMTFIIKALTTLDGIARALDPQYNLLAASQPFVKSLTFAKHQGNLFGTLAQQAKQYLTYRLNQPSKVELYLSRLEARIEQGEFKVRIRSLESERLLKRIHLAIKCLIYLCGSGLSLVAGILLLNIHQGCAIALFVCAGVSCLIFLRNVISLYLRERMDRLASR from the coding sequence ATGACGATTCGCGTTCGATTGAAACGACCTCGCTGGCAGCGCAGAAAGTATTCTCCCCTCGCGCGACAGAGGGATATTTTCTTTTGCACGGTGCAACTAATGCTCTCCCTAGGGTGGGATAAGCTGTGGGGCAACGATACGCCCAAACAGAGGAATCGTCGCGCTCAGTGGTTGGTCAATCAGTTATTGGAGTTGGGCCCCACTTTCATTAAAATCGGTCAAGCGCTGTCCACTCGTCCCGATTTAATTCCCTTGGAATACGTGAGCGCCTTGGGGCAATTACAGGATAAAGTTCCAGAGTTTAGTTCCCAGGACGCGATCGCGGTTGTTGAAACCGAACTCGCCAATTCCGTTCACACCCTCTATCGAGAATTCGATCGCGCGCCTCTCGCCTCCGCCAGTCTCGGACAAGTTCACAAAGCCAAATTGCACACCGGAGAAGAAGTTGTTGTTAAAGTTCAGCGTCCCGGTATCGAACAACTCTTTAACCTCGATTTTGAAGTCCTGCACCGCACCGTTCGCTGGCTCAATCGCTTTATGCCCTGGGCGCGAAAATATAAGCTAGAAGAGATTTACCAAGAATTTTTCAGCCTGCTCTTCCAAGAAATCGACTACGTTCACGAAGGAAAAAACGCCGATCGGTTTCGCAACAATTTTTCCGATCGCGCCCAAATTATCGTCCCCACCGTTTATTGGCGCTACACCACCAAAAAAATCCTCACCCTAGAATACGTTCCCGGCATCAAAATCAACGACCGCCAAACCATCGAAGCTTGCGGCATCAATCCCGATAAAATCATTCAATTGGGAATTTGCGCCTACCTCAAACAATTGCTCGAAGACGGCTTCTTTCAGTCCGATCCCCATCCCGGCAATATGGCAGTCCGGCAAGATGGTTGCCTGATTTTCTACGACTTCGGCACGATGACAGAGGTCAAAGCGATCGCGAAAGATCAAATGGTGAAAACCTTTTTTGCCGTTTTGCGCAAAGATGCCGAAGAAGTGGTCAATACGCTGACTTATATGGGGTTAATCGAACCCCAATCGGATATGACCTCAGTGAAGCGTTTAGTGGCGTTCCTCCTTGAGCAATTTCGCGAAAGACCCGTTGATATCAAAGAACTCGATCGCATCCGAGATGAGCTGTACGTCATGTTTGAGGAGCAACCCTTTCGCCTCCCGGCACAGATGACATTTATCATCAAAGCACTCACCACCCTAGACGGCATTGCCCGCGCTCTCGATCCCCAATACAATTTACTCGCTGCGTCTCAACCCTTTGTCAAAAGCCTCACCTTCGCCAAGCACCAAGGCAATCTTTTTGGAACCCTAGCGCAACAAGCCAAACAGTACCTCACTTATCGTCTCAACCAACCCAGTAAAGTCGAACTGTACTTAAGTCGTTTGGAGGCGCGAATCGAGCAGGGTGAATTTAAAGTAAGAATTCGCTCGTTAGAGAGCGAACGTTTGCTCAAACGGATTCATTTAGCGATTAAATGCTTAATTTACCTGTGTGGAAGTGGGTTGAGCTTAGTTGCGGGGATTTTGTTGTTAAATATTCATCAGGGGTGCGCGATCGCGCTCTTCGTTTGTGCGGGAGTCAGTTGCCTCATTTTCTTGCGCAACGTGATTTCTCTCTACCTCCGGGAACGTATGGATCGTCTCGCTTCTCGGTAG
- a CDS encoding ABC transporter permease — protein MLATVIDGIGEWNPQFYREVKGRLKTRNLIYTAIVSFSVQSLCILFNSRNSHLNEWSVKFNSLFSTLDWLVPLVLLVFGTYLISRDLFREQKRGTLGFLRLSPQTSESLVLGKLLGVPILLYLWATLAIPLHFYAGLKAEISWTSILSTYVLWGTFCVLFYLMSVLLILNAQKSKTLSGSQEWASSLLALICAPMCISVSTWIHQISWTWFFLPLSNEGILTYLWLLGTVWAVNFGIWNLINRHFHNTRLALLSKRQSYWVVAMTQLWLLGFFVHAFINSGGNDLQEGGVFLLLVFAPIEISLLSLCLLPNRQSLLDWARYRHQEKKSKRNIVRDLLLREKSPTIGAIALNIGIILILWLPWVLSTSYYDDIEFSERGMRQLILLSALHITNLLLIYSAIAHLVSFHAKTAKQETSLLWLVPTLLPLIIAILFRLEPAKLSLLWLLSPVPIFGVLYASTPILLLGFLGQFCFLGLLLRQLQLTLKQAGESESKRLLAGETG, from the coding sequence ATGCTAGCAACAGTTATCGACGGGATAGGGGAATGGAATCCTCAATTTTACCGGGAGGTCAAGGGAAGGCTCAAAACGCGCAATCTAATTTATACCGCGATCGTCTCTTTTTCCGTGCAATCCTTGTGCATTTTGTTCAATAGCCGCAATAGCCATTTAAATGAATGGAGTGTCAAGTTCAATAGTCTCTTTTCAACACTCGATTGGTTAGTGCCATTAGTTTTGCTGGTTTTTGGCACTTATCTGATTTCAAGGGATCTCTTCCGCGAGCAAAAGCGAGGGACGCTTGGTTTTCTTCGCTTGAGTCCTCAAACAAGCGAGAGCCTTGTCCTGGGAAAACTCCTCGGCGTTCCAATTCTTCTTTATTTGTGGGCTACTCTCGCCATTCCCTTACATTTCTATGCTGGATTGAAGGCTGAAATATCTTGGACAAGCATTTTAAGTACTTATGTCCTTTGGGGAACGTTCTGTGTTTTGTTCTACTTGATGAGCGTGTTGCTCATCCTAAACGCCCAGAAAAGTAAAACGTTGAGTGGGTCGCAGGAATGGGCTAGCAGTCTTCTTGCCTTAATCTGCGCCCCGATGTGCATTTCAGTCAGCACGTGGATTCATCAGATATCCTGGACGTGGTTTTTCCTTCCCCTTAGCAATGAAGGAATACTCACTTATCTGTGGTTGCTTGGAACAGTGTGGGCAGTCAATTTTGGGATTTGGAACCTCATCAATCGCCACTTTCATAATACCCGTCTCGCTTTATTGAGTAAGAGACAAAGTTATTGGGTTGTTGCAATGACGCAATTGTGGCTATTGGGATTTTTTGTCCATGCCTTCATCAATTCCGGAGGAAATGATTTACAGGAGGGAGGGGTTTTTCTTCTTTTGGTATTCGCGCCCATTGAAATTTCATTGCTGAGTTTGTGTTTGTTACCCAACCGTCAATCGCTGTTAGATTGGGCGCGCTATCGACATCAAGAGAAGAAGAGCAAGCGTAATATTGTGAGGGATTTACTGCTGAGAGAAAAAAGTCCGACAATTGGCGCGATCGCGCTCAACATTGGAATTATCTTAATCCTTTGGCTGCCGTGGGTTTTGAGTACATCCTACTACGATGACATTGAGTTTTCCGAGAGAGGAATGCGACAACTCATTCTCCTCAGCGCATTGCACATCACAAATCTCCTGTTAATTTACAGCGCGATCGCGCACTTGGTGAGTTTTCATGCCAAAACAGCCAAACAAGAAACCTCACTATTATGGTTAGTTCCTACGCTTTTACCCTTAATTATCGCCATCCTATTTCGACTCGAACCCGCGAAACTGTCTCTATTGTGGCTGTTATCTCCGGTTCCCATTTTTGGAGTTCTATACGCTTCAACCCCAATCCTTTTACTGGGTTTTTTAGGGCAATTTTGCTTTTTAGGATTGCTCCTGCGCCAATTGCAGCTCACCCTGAAGCAAGCGGGAGAATCCGAGTCGAAGCGACTGTTGGCGGGAGAAACGGGCTAA
- a CDS encoding N-acetylmuramoyl-L-alanine amidase: protein MKFGIDMGHNAPPDIGASGIAKEDNLTKAVGTRVIAKLEALGHIAVNCNPRWASSVLDSVRKRVQTANASRVNVYVSIHFNAFNGRANGTEIYAVSSAARRLAQPVLENITRLGFFNRGVKNGSHLYVLKNTYMPAILIECCFIDSRRDMDLYNTERMANAIVKGLTGQNPPGGDSGQDSGSSKPEPNPQVLKLQKALNRLQVTDKNGRRLVDDGLWGSATESATLKFHSIMGINAPGRASAQTWKAIDDIFEKPILRPNHATGKAVRYIQYRVGSEIDGVYGPNTAKAVMQFQNKNHVTIDGIIGPQSWSKLIG, encoded by the coding sequence GTGAAATTTGGCATCGACATGGGACACAACGCTCCTCCCGACATCGGAGCATCAGGGATTGCAAAAGAAGATAACTTAACCAAAGCCGTTGGCACCAGAGTGATTGCAAAATTAGAAGCCCTTGGGCATATCGCGGTCAATTGCAATCCCAGGTGGGCATCCAGCGTTCTTGACTCTGTGCGAAAAAGAGTGCAAACCGCTAACGCCAGTCGCGTTAACGTCTACGTTTCAATCCACTTCAACGCCTTCAACGGGAGAGCCAATGGCACAGAAATTTATGCCGTCAGTTCTGCGGCACGAAGACTCGCCCAACCCGTCCTAGAAAATATTACTCGTCTTGGTTTTTTCAATCGCGGCGTTAAAAATGGCTCCCATTTATACGTCCTCAAAAACACCTATATGCCGGCAATTCTCATTGAGTGTTGTTTCATCGATTCCCGTCGAGATATGGATCTTTACAACACAGAAAGAATGGCAAATGCAATTGTCAAAGGATTAACCGGACAAAACCCTCCCGGAGGCGATTCAGGACAAGACTCTGGTTCCTCAAAGCCAGAACCCAATCCCCAAGTTCTCAAACTACAGAAAGCGCTCAATCGCCTGCAAGTAACTGACAAGAATGGTCGGCGTTTAGTCGATGATGGTTTGTGGGGTTCTGCGACAGAATCCGCCACGCTCAAATTTCATTCAATTATGGGCATTAATGCTCCCGGACGAGCCAGCGCGCAAACCTGGAAAGCTATTGACGACATTTTTGAAAAACCTATTTTGCGCCCCAATCATGCCACAGGAAAAGCCGTTAGATATATTCAGTACAGAGTGGGAAGCGAAATTGATGGGGTTTATGGCCCCAATACAGCAAAAGCTGTGATGCAATTTCAAAACAAAAATCATGTAACCATTGATGGCATTATTGGCCCTCAAAGTTGGAGTAAATTAATCGGTTAA
- a CDS encoding N-acetylmuramoyl-L-alanine amidase, which translates to MKFGIDMGHNAPPDVGAASRFGKEDVLTKEVGTKVISKIEAVGDRAVNCTPSNASSVINSLYQRIQKANAENVDVYVSIHFNSFNGSANGVEVFAVSDAGRRIAQPVLDSIVKLGFTNRRVKGGSHLYVLRNTRMPGILIECCFLDSEKDMSLFDSEVMANAIVKGLTGKSPQISPETSKKEEPKILELQKVLNRFQIRDANGKALVEDGISGAATESATLKFHEIMGVDAGKTAGALTWKLIEEVLAQPTLRPNHAEGSAVKYVQFRLGDTIDGVYDEPTVEAVKSFQRRQNLVDDGIIGPKSWGIIMGKLAPELSLKIIKDTILKQEPINSSEIEDEILKYPIEEGIELPLHSWEEEGNHVKLALLDHTFNGFNTWYAFIDHIEIWKEGKPLELNPDDEQPIVVRTDSFHLPGFTSTFYLSDPIVPNGHFYWRDALHNGERIPKERSHVENIIALAKRMEDVRERLGGFPIIVTSWYRPDPWNSRVGGAKYSRHKVGQAIDFIRPGMTGRQMASRLRSWPGGMGIYRSYPNLLHLDIRPYRARWGGA; encoded by the coding sequence ATGAAATTTGGCATTGACATGGGACACAACGCACCGCCCGATGTTGGCGCGGCTTCTCGATTCGGCAAAGAAGATGTTCTCACCAAAGAAGTCGGTACAAAGGTTATTAGTAAAATAGAAGCAGTGGGCGATCGCGCGGTCAACTGTACGCCAAGTAATGCGAGTTCTGTAATTAACTCCCTATATCAAAGAATTCAAAAAGCCAACGCAGAAAATGTCGATGTCTACGTTTCGATTCATTTTAATTCCTTTAACGGCAGCGCCAACGGAGTAGAAGTTTTTGCCGTTAGCGATGCAGGCAGAAGAATCGCTCAACCGGTTCTCGACAGTATTGTGAAATTGGGATTTACCAACAGAAGGGTTAAGGGAGGTTCCCATTTATACGTTCTCCGAAATACCCGTATGCCGGGAATTTTAATCGAGTGTTGCTTCCTCGACTCAGAGAAAGATATGTCTCTGTTTGATTCCGAAGTAATGGCGAATGCCATTGTTAAAGGGTTAACCGGGAAATCTCCCCAGATATCTCCCGAAACATCGAAGAAAGAAGAACCCAAAATTTTAGAACTGCAAAAAGTTCTAAACCGCTTCCAAATCCGGGATGCTAACGGGAAAGCCTTAGTTGAAGATGGGATTTCTGGCGCTGCAACGGAGTCCGCCACGCTCAAGTTCCACGAAATTATGGGCGTTGACGCAGGGAAAACCGCCGGTGCGCTTACCTGGAAACTGATTGAAGAAGTTCTCGCTCAACCAACCTTGCGACCCAATCATGCAGAGGGAAGTGCGGTCAAATACGTCCAATTCCGCTTGGGCGACACCATTGACGGCGTTTACGATGAACCAACTGTGGAGGCGGTGAAATCCTTTCAACGTCGGCAAAATTTAGTAGATGACGGGATTATTGGTCCCAAGTCCTGGGGAATCATTATGGGCAAACTTGCTCCCGAACTTTCCCTAAAAATTATTAAAGACACGATATTAAAACAAGAACCCATAAACAGCAGCGAAATCGAGGACGAGATCCTCAAATATCCCATTGAAGAAGGAATCGAATTACCTCTGCACAGTTGGGAGGAAGAAGGCAATCACGTTAAATTAGCGCTGCTGGATCATACGTTTAACGGGTTTAATACTTGGTATGCCTTTATTGACCACATTGAAATTTGGAAAGAAGGCAAACCCTTAGAACTCAATCCAGATGACGAACAACCGATTGTCGTCCGAACGGATAGTTTTCATTTGCCCGGATTTACCAGCACATTTTATTTAAGTGACCCGATTGTTCCCAACGGTCATTTTTACTGGCGCGATGCGTTGCACAATGGCGAGCGCATTCCCAAGGAGCGATCCCACGTAGAGAATATCATTGCCTTAGCGAAGCGCATGGAAGACGTGCGGGAACGCTTGGGAGGGTTCCCGATTATCGTGACCAGTTGGTACCGTCCAGATCCTTGGAATAGCCGCGTGGGGGGCGCGAAATACTCTCGCCACAAAGTCGGTCAAGCAATCGATTTTATTCGACCGGGAATGACGGGTCGGCAAATGGCGAGTCGCTTGCGCAGTTGGCCCGGTGGGATGGGGATTTATCGCAGCTATCCCAATTTGTTGCACTTGGACATTCGCCCTTACCGAGCGCGATGGGGCGGTGCGTAA